A DNA window from Brassica napus cultivar Da-Ae chromosome C1, Da-Ae, whole genome shotgun sequence contains the following coding sequences:
- the LOC106399352 gene encoding 60S ribosomal protein L31-3 produces the protein MSEKKGRKEEVVTREYTINLHRRLHSCTFKKKAPKAIKEIRKFAEKAMGTKDVRVDVKLNKQIWSRGIRGPPRRIRVRVARKRNDDEDAKEEFFSLVTVAVIPAEGLSGLGTKVIDEED, from the exons atgtcagAGAAGAAGGGAAGAAAAGAGGAGGTGGTGACCAGAGAGTACACCATCAACCTTCACCGTCGCCTTCATAGCTG TACCTTCAAGAAGAAGGCTCCAAAGGCAATCAAGGAGATAAGGAAGTTTGCAGAGAAGGCAATGGGGACAAAGGATGTGAGAGTGGATGTGAAGCTGAACAAGCAGATTTGGAGCAGAGGTATCAGAGGTCCTCCTAGAAGGATCAGAGTCCGAGTTGCTCGTAAGAGAAATGATGACGAAGATGCCAAGGAAGAGTTCTTCTCCCTTGTTACTGTCGCTGTAATCCCTGCAGAAGGTCTCTCCGGTCTTGGCACTAAAGTCATCGATGAAGAGGATTGA